From Gossypium raimondii isolate GPD5lz chromosome 11, ASM2569854v1, whole genome shotgun sequence:
ACCCTTTCCCTGTCCCACTGCACCAAAAGCAAAAAGGCTGCTAAAGCTCAAGCCATTTTCTACCCTTTCTTTTCTTCCGCTTTGCTTTTTCTCAGAAACCAAACACACAAGGAAGAAAACCCAGAAAGGAAGAGGAAAAAACAGAGAACTTTGATTGGTTCTGCTCTGGGGAAAGTGGAAGtttttaagacaaaaaaaagGAGAGATGGGTGATAAAGAtgacggtttggggttaagtTTGAGCTTGGGATGTGCTCAGAATCAGCCCTCGTTGAAGCTAAATCTCATGCCTTTAGCTTTACCTTCCATGCAAAATCTTCAGCAGAGGAACATTTGGAATGAACTGTTTCAGTCTTCTGGTATGTTTTTCTCCCCTTTTCTTTCACCAGTTTACGGGGTTGTCATGTTTCATTCCTGTTTCTATTCCTTAATATGTTGAGATCTGATGTTTTATCGTCGCTTTCCATCATTGGATTGCATTGCATATCTCTTACATTCATCACTGTGATTTGACCAACACAACGAAATGAGTTTTGTGATTGACCGTATGCATGCAGATGGACAGTTGGAAACAAGATCAGTTGCTGGTGGAATTGATGTGAACAAGGCACCGGCCTTGGCTGAATGCGAGGAAGATGGGGTTTCCTCGCCTAACAGCACCGTTTCAAGCATAGGTGGGAAGAGAAACGGGAGAGACCCTGTGTGCGATGAAACCGAGGCTGAGACACCGTCTTGCTCTCGTTCCAGTGACGATGAAGATGGCGGGGGTGCTGGTGACGATGCCTCGAGGAAGAAGCTTAGGCTTTCAAAGGAACAGTAGTTGGTGCTTGATGAAACCTTCAAGGAACATAGCACCCTTAATCCGGTTAGTTAACGATTAGTCTTTAAAACGTCAGGTAGTTTaacaatttgatatttgaagTGAAATGTTGGAGTTGTGTTTTATGATACAGAAGCAAAAGTTGGCACTGGCAATGCAATTGAATCTGAGGCCTAGGCAAGTGGAGATTTGGTTCCAGAACAGAAGAGCAAGGTAAgtttgttatgttttatttcttcaattaattGTTGAGGGTATTCCGAAGGGAAATGAAAACTCAGCATTGTTTTTCTTCATTGGTGCAAACGTTCAGGAAAAGGTTGAAGCAAACGGAAGTTGACTGTGAGTATCTAAAAAGATGTTGCGACAATCTAACAGAGGAAAGCAGAAGGCTTCAGAAGGAAGTGCAAGAACTTCGAGCATTAAAACTCTCCCCACAGCTATACACCCACATCAACCCTCCCACAACCCTCACCATGTGCCCTTCTTGTGAACGTGTGGCCGTTGCTTCTTCTTCGTCCTCATCCTTGGCTGCTTCCTCTGCCCCTAACTCAAAGCATCAAAGGCCGGTACCCGCTAGTTCTTGGGCTGCATTGCCATTGCCTGTTACTCATCGACCCTTAAATGCCCCTGCTTCTAGACCATAATTCCAATGGTTTTGGGAGCATATAACAATCAAAATATCAATTGTCGTGGTTAGGACGGAGTTAAGTCTGATCAGATTCCTGTTGTTTTCCAGAGATCTGTCAAAGCGTTTCCCAACAAAGGATAGCATAGGATGAAGGACAAATCTAAAAAGGTGGGTTTGGACGGGAGATAATGCGctttttagcttattttttgtgGTTAGGACGTCGTCCCATCCTTTGACCCTAAAGGACCACCCTTTTTTCCCTCACGGAGCGACAATGCAACGTCGGccaatttggtcatttaactCAACGGCCATGACATAATTACGATGGTTATTACTTTTTAATTCCTGttgtttgtttgtgtttttaaaaaaatgcaagCCAGCTGTTtttctaagaaaaaaaaaactttactcTCTTTGCAACCGGATCATTAGTTTCcttgcttttgtttttctaaaaaaataaaaaaattcaactttaCTCTCTTTGCAACCGGACCATTATTTTCCTTGATTTCAAAGTCTTCCTTTCTTCCATCAATCAAAGTATAGTTTAATACATCTTCAgacctccccccccccccccatttTCACTTCACTTaccaaaagaagaagagaaaccCAACAAACAAGCTGAAGCGGAGAAGCTTCTGTACTTTATTAATGGCGGATTCAGATCCTCCCTTCACAAGGGCCAACAACATACACAGAAACAATGATAGTAATAACTACGCGCTCTTTCTTGGTAAGTTGCTGTTTTTTGCTTTCTTACTCATTGCAATCCCATTGTTCCCTTCCCAACCTCCAGATTTCATAAACCAAACAGTACTCAACAAGTTTTGGGAACTTCTTCATCTTATGTTCATTGGCATTGCTGTTTCTTATGGCTTGTTCGGTCGTAGATATATTGATAATGGTAATCTTGATGATTCTCACTCGCATGCTTCTGGAATGTTCCATGTTTCGTCTATATTTGAAGATGGTTTTGATCATTCCATGCACTGTAGTGGACAGGGTAAAGCTGGATGTTGTAATGTTAAAAATAGTAGCTTTGACAGCCCTTACGAGGAAAATGTTGTTCAAGCTTGGAGTTCAAAGTATGTCCAAGTGGAACCCACGGTTGTGCTGGCTCAACCACATTGTGGTGTCGAAAAGTATGGTGAATTGATTTCGTTTAGAGATGATAAACCTTTGGGGTTGCCTGTTAGGAGTTTAAAATCCAGGGTTTTGAGTCCTGAATTTGGCAATGGATCGAGTGATTCTT
This genomic window contains:
- the LOC105785051 gene encoding LOW QUALITY PROTEIN: homeobox-leucine zipper protein HAT3 (The sequence of the model RefSeq protein was modified relative to this genomic sequence to represent the inferred CDS: substituted 1 base at 1 genomic stop codon), with the protein product MGDKDDGLGLSLSLGCAQNQPSLKLNLMPLALPSMQNLQQRNIWNELFQSSDGQLETRSVAGGIDVNKAPALAECEEDGVSSPNSTVSSIGGKRNGRDPVCDETEAETPSCSRSSDDEDGGGAGDDASRKKLRLSKEQXLVLDETFKEHSTLNPKQKLALAMQLNLRPRQVEIWFQNRRARKRLKQTEVDCEYLKRCCDNLTEESRRLQKEVQELRALKLSPQLYTHINPPTTLTMCPSCERVAVASSSSSSLAASSAPNSKHQRPVPASSWAALPLPVTHRPLNAPASRP